In Chloracidobacterium sp., one genomic interval encodes:
- the gcvPB gene encoding aminomethyl-transferring glycine dehydrogenase subunit GcvPB codes for MSIKKVTSHPTQNEALIFERSQTGRIGYRLPKLDVPETVAIPAELRRDDGLEGVPEVSEVDVIRHFTRMSTWNYSIDLGMYPLGSCTMKYNSRLNEKAARIGGFASLHPLAPEEESQGALELIYKLQEDLAEITGLPGVSLQPAAGAQGEMTGVMVIRAYLDQRDGDGAKDRRVMLIPESAHGTNPASAALAGFTVKTIRATAEGLTDMDHLRELCSSGDVAGVMFTNPNTVGIFERNIKEICDTIHTAGGLVYMDGANMNALVGIARPGDMGVDVIHLNLHKTFSTPHGGGGPGSGPCLCTAELAPFLPTPHIVKDGERYRLKYDVPTSIGRVKAFYGNFGMMIRALSYIYTHGAEGLRQATETAVLNARYVSKKLEGTFDKPYGSDCMHEAIFSHKDQAKKGAVTLDIAKRLIDYGFHPMTVYFPLVVEGAMLIEPTESVGRADLDAFCEAMLDIDREIGSDPELVTNAPHSTRIGRLDEAAAARKPVLRWRSDGDARSAQL; via the coding sequence ATGAGCATTAAAAAAGTAACTTCGCATCCGACACAGAATGAGGCTCTGATATTCGAGCGTTCGCAGACTGGCCGCATCGGCTATCGTTTGCCAAAACTCGACGTGCCCGAGACGGTCGCCATTCCGGCGGAGCTTCGCCGCGATGACGGACTCGAGGGCGTCCCCGAAGTCTCCGAGGTTGATGTCATTCGGCACTTTACGCGGATGTCCACCTGGAACTATTCGATCGATCTCGGCATGTATCCGCTCGGGTCCTGCACGATGAAGTACAACTCGCGGCTCAATGAAAAAGCTGCAAGGATCGGCGGTTTCGCGTCCCTTCATCCGCTTGCACCCGAAGAGGAATCGCAAGGTGCCTTGGAATTGATCTACAAGCTTCAGGAAGATCTTGCTGAGATCACGGGCCTGCCGGGTGTGAGCCTCCAGCCTGCCGCGGGAGCACAAGGTGAGATGACGGGCGTTATGGTCATCCGCGCGTACCTCGACCAACGCGATGGCGATGGTGCAAAGGATCGCCGCGTAATGCTCATCCCTGAATCTGCCCACGGCACAAATCCCGCATCCGCTGCGCTTGCGGGCTTTACGGTCAAGACCATTCGCGCTACCGCCGAAGGCTTGACCGATATGGACCATCTTCGTGAACTTTGTTCCTCGGGCGATGTGGCGGGCGTTATGTTCACAAATCCCAATACCGTCGGCATCTTCGAGCGAAATATCAAGGAGATCTGCGATACGATCCACACGGCGGGCGGCCTCGTTTATATGGACGGCGCAAATATGAACGCGCTCGTCGGTATCGCACGTCCGGGCGATATGGGAGTCGACGTCATTCATTTGAATCTGCACAAGACGTTCTCGACACCGCATGGCGGCGGCGGCCCCGGCAGCGGGCCTTGTCTTTGCACCGCCGAACTCGCACCTTTTCTTCCGACGCCGCATATCGTAAAGGACGGCGAGAGATACCGTCTGAAATACGACGTCCCGACATCGATCGGCCGCGTAAAGGCGTTCTACGGCAACTTCGGGATGATGATCCGTGCACTTTCGTACATTTACACGCACGGGGCCGAAGGCCTGCGTCAAGCGACCGAAACAGCCGTGCTGAATGCACGTTATGTTTCCAAGAAACTGGAAGGCACGTTCGACAAACCTTACGGATCTGACTGTATGCACGAGGCGATCTTTTCGCATAAGGATCAGGCGAAGAAAGGGGCCGTTACGCTCGATATCGCAAAGCGCCTTATCGATTATGGATTTCACCCGATGACGGTCTATTTTCCGCTTGTTGTCGAAGGTGCGATGCTCATTGAGCCCACGGAGTCAGTCGGGCGCGCCGACCTCGACGCGTTCTGCGAAGCGATGCTCGATATAGACCGCGAGATCGGATCAGACCCCGAACTCGTTACAAATGCTCCGCACTCGACCCGCATCGGCCGCCTCGATGAAGCAGCGGCCGCTCGGAAACCTGTTCTGCGCTGGCGCAGCGACGGAGATGCTCGCTCCGCACAGCTTTGA
- a CDS encoding Re/Si-specific NAD(P)(+) transhydrogenase subunit alpha, whose product MTTIGIPKEIHPGEKRVAATPQTILKLKKLGFDVAVESQAGQGINCTDSEYREAGAVVIEDTRKLWETADIVLKVRPPEENKAVGKHEAELLKNGATLIGFIWPAQNKETLDRLAKRKATVFGMDCVPRITRAQKMDTLSAMANIAGYRAVIEAANHFPRFFTGQITAAGKIDPAKVLVIGAGVAGLSAIGAARGLGAIVRAFDPRSATKDQVASMGAEFLELDVKEEGESKGGYAKEMSDAFLNAEMALFAAQAMQVDIIITTALIPGKPAPKLITTGMVESMKPGSVIVDLAAEQGGNCSLTQPGKVVDHKGVTIIGYTDLPSRMAAMSSQLYGSCIVALVADLCKESDTAALKIDLDDEVIRGAIVLHEGKMMWPPPVVAVTAPPEPGVPTKSAAAVAATTKPANGHGHGEGMALSPWLLVAVGLIMLGVGWTAPASVLSHFTVFMLACFVGYQVVWNVKPALHTPLMSVTNAISGIILVGGMLQLTSTSMNLTVILGAIAVLIAAINIAGGFLVTNRMLAMFRK is encoded by the coding sequence ATGACGACCATCGGCATCCCTAAAGAGATACATCCCGGCGAGAAGCGAGTTGCCGCAACGCCGCAAACCATCCTTAAGTTGAAAAAGCTGGGCTTTGACGTTGCCGTCGAGTCGCAGGCGGGACAAGGGATAAACTGCACGGACAGCGAATATCGCGAAGCCGGCGCGGTTGTCATCGAGGACACGCGCAAGCTGTGGGAAACAGCGGATATCGTCCTGAAAGTGCGGCCGCCTGAGGAAAATAAGGCAGTCGGCAAGCACGAGGCCGAGCTTCTGAAAAATGGAGCAACTTTGATCGGCTTCATCTGGCCGGCACAGAATAAGGAAACACTCGACCGCCTTGCGAAACGAAAAGCGACCGTATTCGGCATGGACTGTGTTCCGCGCATCACGCGTGCTCAAAAGATGGATACGCTGTCCGCAATGGCGAATATCGCGGGCTATCGTGCTGTGATCGAGGCCGCGAATCACTTCCCGCGTTTCTTTACCGGCCAGATCACCGCAGCGGGAAAGATCGATCCGGCAAAGGTTCTGGTGATCGGTGCCGGCGTGGCAGGGCTTTCTGCGATAGGGGCGGCGCGCGGCCTTGGGGCGATAGTTCGGGCGTTCGATCCGCGTTCGGCAACGAAAGATCAGGTCGCCTCAATGGGCGCGGAATTTCTCGAACTCGACGTAAAAGAGGAAGGCGAATCGAAGGGCGGCTACGCTAAAGAGATGTCCGACGCGTTCCTCAACGCCGAGATGGCTCTGTTTGCCGCTCAGGCGATGCAGGTCGATATCATCATCACAACGGCCTTGATCCCCGGCAAACCCGCGCCGAAGCTCATTACGACCGGTATGGTCGAATCCATGAAGCCGGGCAGCGTGATCGTCGATCTCGCGGCAGAGCAAGGCGGCAACTGCTCGCTTACGCAGCCGGGCAAGGTGGTCGATCACAAAGGCGTAACGATCATTGGCTACACCGACCTTCCGTCACGCATGGCGGCGATGTCGTCGCAGCTTTACGGCTCTTGCATTGTCGCACTGGTCGCCGATCTCTGTAAGGAGTCAGACACTGCCGCTTTGAAGATCGACCTTGACGATGAGGTGATTCGCGGTGCCATCGTCCTGCACGAAGGCAAGATGATGTGGCCGCCGCCTGTCGTTGCCGTAACCGCGCCGCCCGAGCCGGGCGTCCCGACAAAAAGTGCTGCCGCCGTCGCCGCAACTACCAAGCCCGCGAACGGCCATGGCCACGGCGAAGGCATGGCTCTTAGTCCGTGGCTTCTCGTTGCGGTCGGCTTGATCATGCTCGGCGTCGGCTGGACCGCACCCGCATCGGTACTTTCGCACTTTACGGTCTTTATGCTCGCGTGCTTTGTCGGCTATCAGGTCGTATGGAATGTCAAACCGGCACTCCATACGCCGCTAATGTCTGTAACGAACGCTATCAGCGGCATCATCCTCGTCGGCGGAATGCTGCAACTGACATCAACTTCGATGAACCTGACCGTCATCCTCGGCGCGATAGCCGTGCTGATCGCCGCCATCAACATCGCCGGCGGCTTCTTGGTCACAAATCGCATGCTGGCGATGTTCAGAAAGTAA
- a CDS encoding DUF2281 domain-containing protein, giving the protein MTVKEAVLEDLEKLPVVKQEEVLDFVQFLKAKQSKRKPRRSLKGSLAHLNFKWTEEDMRQARNEMWRGYTKDTEHLLEDGLL; this is encoded by the coding sequence ATGACAGTCAAAGAAGCGGTACTGGAAGATCTCGAAAAATTGCCGGTCGTCAAACAGGAGGAAGTGCTAGACTTCGTGCAGTTTCTTAAAGCGAAGCAATCGAAACGCAAACCACGCCGTTCGCTAAAAGGCAGTCTTGCCCATTTGAATTTTAAGTGGACCGAAGAAGACATGCGTCAAGCCCGAAACGAAATGTGGCGAGGATACACGAAGGACACCGAACACCTACTAGAAGACGGCCTTTTATAA
- a CDS encoding PIN domain-containing protein, with amino-acid sequence MDIVVDTNIIIWYFDEYSRLTKLAETTVDDAAENGTLFVSSITIVELTYLIEKDRVPKEVLAKLREALDDDATAFELAGLSRRVADELQNIDRSIVADMHDRIVAATALHLGLPLVTSDGNLQRLSNVETIW; translated from the coding sequence ATGGATATCGTTGTCGATACAAATATCATCATCTGGTACTTTGACGAATATTCGAGGCTTACAAAGCTCGCTGAAACAACCGTCGATGACGCTGCGGAGAACGGAACACTATTCGTTTCGTCGATCACCATCGTCGAACTCACATATTTGATCGAGAAGGATCGCGTGCCTAAAGAGGTGCTGGCCAAACTTCGCGAAGCTCTCGACGACGATGCGACCGCTTTCGAACTCGCTGGACTCTCTCGGCGAGTCGCTGACGAACTCCAGAATATCGACCGCTCCATCGTCGCCGACATGCACGACCGCATCGTCGCCGCAACCGCGTTGCATCTTGGCTTGCCGCTGGTGACGAGCGATGGCAATTTACAAAGGCTGTCCAATGTCGAAACGATCTGGTAA
- a CDS encoding NAD(P) transhydrogenase subunit alpha, with product MAIYKGCPMSKRSGKFTTIAVVIAAINIAGGFLVTNRVLGMFRK from the coding sequence ATGGCAATTTACAAAGGCTGTCCAATGTCGAAACGATCTGGTAAATTCACGACCATCGCCGTCGTCATTGCCGCCATCAACATCGCCGGCGGATTTCTCGTAACGAATCGGGTGTTGGGGATGTTTAGGAAATAG
- the tnpA gene encoding IS200/IS605 family transposase, with product MAHSYVSQLMHCVFSTKERRSMITPELLVRMIPYIGGIASENKFKLIHGGGVDDHVHLLISLAKTMAISKAMQLIKGGSSKWIHDTFPEHRMFEWQEGYGAFSISISEKARTINYIDNQAEHHKKVDFKTEFIAFLDAHEMEYDVRYVFD from the coding sequence ATGGCACATTCATACGTCAGTCAATTGATGCACTGCGTCTTCAGCACTAAAGAACGCCGTTCGATGATAACGCCTGAATTGCTCGTCAGAATGATACCGTACATCGGCGGCATTGCAAGTGAGAACAAGTTTAAGCTGATTCACGGTGGCGGTGTTGATGATCACGTCCATTTGCTGATTTCGCTCGCGAAGACAATGGCAATCTCAAAGGCGATGCAGTTAATAAAGGGTGGTTCGTCGAAATGGATTCACGATACTTTTCCCGAACATCGAATGTTCGAGTGGCAGGAAGGATACGGAGCGTTTTCGATCTCGATCAGCGAAAAGGCTCGTACGATTAATTACATCGACAATCAAGCAGAGCACCATAAGAAGGTGGATTTTAAGACGGAGTTTATCGCGTTCCTCGATGCGCATGAAATGGAATACGATGTTCGTTATGTTTTCGATTGA
- a CDS encoding DUF433 domain-containing protein, which translates to MDYREYITMEPNKRGGKPCIRGLGITVAEVLDYMASEMTDDEILKDFPDLTCDDLKACIAFAADRERTLMTVPVVRN; encoded by the coding sequence ATGGATTATCGAGAATACATTACGATGGAACCAAACAAACGCGGAGGCAAGCCCTGTATTCGCGGACTAGGAATCACGGTTGCAGAGGTTTTAGACTATATGGCTTCGGAAATGACCGATGACGAAATTCTCAAAGATTTTCCAGATTTAACCTGTGATGATTTGAAAGCTTGTATCGCTTTCGCTGCGGATCGTGAACGCACACTGATGACCGTACCGGTTGTACGAAACTAA
- a CDS encoding NAD(P)(+) transhydrogenase (Re/Si-specific) subunit beta produces the protein MQQSLITIAYIAASALFILSLGGLSQQETARRGNWFGIVGMLIALVATAAAMNVGGLPLLIGALAPGLVIGAILAARVQMTSMPELVAILHSFVGLAAVLVGFATYLDPTAPIKEAAEHSLHLGEIYVGVCIGSITFTGSVIAFLKLRGSISGRPLLLPGRHIINLLMLLATVILGVYFFTLSGTSHSDAAAYVLLAATILTGILGLHFIMAIGGADMPVVVSMLNSYSGWAAAAAGFMLGNDLLIITGALVGSSGAILSAIMCKGMNRSFVSVMLGGFGTESTGTHSASAAPAGDVNSIDAPGATDLLQAAKKIIIVPGYGLAVAQAQHSLAEVVKILKGKNIEVKFAIHPVAGRLPGHMNVLLAEANIPYDIVFEMDEINDEFRSSDVAWVIGANDIVNPSALEDPGSPIAGMPVLHVWESRDVIVMKRSMASGYAGVDNPLFYKDNTLMLFGDAKKVVDEILTEMRG, from the coding sequence ATGCAACAAAGCCTGATCACAATCGCATACATCGCCGCGAGTGCGTTGTTCATTTTGAGTCTTGGCGGGCTTAGCCAGCAGGAGACCGCGCGGCGCGGCAATTGGTTCGGCATCGTCGGGATGTTGATAGCCTTGGTCGCGACGGCTGCGGCAATGAACGTCGGCGGCCTGCCGCTGCTCATTGGCGCGCTTGCGCCGGGGCTTGTAATTGGAGCGATACTTGCGGCGCGAGTCCAAATGACGTCGATGCCAGAGTTAGTGGCGATCCTGCACAGTTTTGTAGGTCTGGCGGCGGTGCTTGTGGGCTTTGCAACATATCTTGACCCGACGGCTCCGATAAAAGAGGCCGCCGAGCACAGCCTTCATCTTGGCGAGATCTATGTAGGCGTCTGCATTGGTTCGATCACATTCACAGGCTCGGTCATCGCGTTCCTAAAGCTGCGGGGTTCGATCAGCGGCAGGCCGCTCCTGCTGCCGGGCCGCCATATCATTAACCTTCTGATGCTGCTAGCCACGGTCATCCTCGGCGTCTATTTCTTCACGCTCAGCGGGACGAGCCATTCGGATGCGGCGGCTTACGTGTTGCTTGCGGCAACGATCTTGACAGGAATCTTGGGCCTGCACTTTATAATGGCGATCGGCGGCGCGGATATGCCCGTTGTCGTTTCGATGCTAAACAGCTATTCAGGTTGGGCGGCGGCGGCGGCGGGCTTTATGCTTGGCAACGATCTGCTGATAATCACGGGAGCTCTCGTCGGTTCATCGGGTGCGATCCTTTCGGCGATCATGTGCAAGGGCATGAACCGTTCGTTCGTCAGCGTGATGCTGGGCGGCTTCGGCACCGAGAGCACGGGCACACACTCGGCATCCGCCGCACCCGCGGGCGATGTCAATAGCATTGACGCGCCCGGAGCGACAGACCTGCTGCAGGCTGCGAAAAAGATCATCATCGTTCCGGGATACGGCCTTGCGGTCGCACAGGCTCAGCACTCGCTTGCCGAGGTCGTCAAGATACTTAAGGGAAAAAACATTGAGGTAAAGTTCGCGATCCATCCGGTTGCAGGCCGCTTGCCGGGCCATATGAACGTCCTGCTCGCCGAGGCGAATATTCCGTATGACATTGTTTTTGAGATGGACGAGATCAATGACGAATTCCGCTCATCGGACGTCGCGTGGGTGATCGGTGCCAACGATATCGTCAACCCGTCGGCGCTGGAAGACCCCGGCTCGCCGATCGCCGGAATGCCCGTGCTGCATGTATGGGAAAGCCGCGATGTGATCGTTATGAAACGCTCGATGGCAAGCGGCTATGCCGGTGTCGATAATCCGCTCTTCTACAAAGACAACACGCTGATGCTCTTCGGCGACGCCAAGAAGGTCGTTGATGAGATCCTGACCGAAATGCGGGGTTAG
- a CDS encoding trypsin-like peptidase domain-containing protein has product MALGIVIHISTGTEKRTEFFSQEHIRIGADETCDLQVNLPNGGPAGVWLDLENADGVYRVINFDEAMGVSVNDKPIRRYIALTDGDRVAMGDTGVEFAFFALESRSSLIRTGRDRSHIAQFIEEAALESSSSAKRDDAKAFLREFTRELAREISWTTKAIVMVLLAGFITGVVYIGYAINRQLTESRNTANSQADLIRRLEGELQKTGDKIGELNKSNEDLIKTVSLAPNLRVEYGGAVGLIVGVYDIVDKRTGKVLRYADPQSLKPNPYEPPSEDPGHPSYPNAIGITTEGSGSPIEYDFIGTGFHVGGGYIVTNRHVVQPWEEDDQVKQIMAVGNGKPRVKKLVLYFPRYAQPFPLKVRQLGSREDLAIASIDPAILPSDLPIIPLDPDSTSAAIGKTVVTMGYPSGPDRLLAMIDDDQAKSINQRFGNSRVALIDFLAQSQKIVPLTTQGLITDLDANRIVHDAKTAEGGSGAPLFGQAGKVIGVNFGVFTENTAANMAVPVKFAVDLLRKAGWQPPEESNKESEPVTTPPETAAH; this is encoded by the coding sequence ATGGCACTTGGTATCGTCATCCATATTTCGACCGGCACCGAAAAGCGTACCGAGTTCTTTTCGCAGGAACACATACGCATCGGTGCCGATGAGACCTGCGACCTTCAGGTAAACCTGCCGAACGGCGGGCCGGCGGGCGTGTGGCTTGATCTTGAAAATGCCGACGGCGTCTATCGCGTCATCAACTTTGACGAGGCGATGGGCGTTTCGGTAAATGACAAGCCGATACGCCGTTACATCGCGCTTACCGACGGCGATCGTGTGGCGATGGGCGACACCGGAGTTGAGTTCGCTTTCTTTGCCCTAGAGAGCCGTTCGTCATTGATCCGGACCGGCCGTGACCGGTCGCATATCGCTCAGTTCATCGAAGAGGCGGCCCTTGAGAGTTCGTCATCCGCAAAACGCGACGACGCCAAGGCATTCCTTCGCGAATTCACCCGTGAACTCGCCCGCGAGATCTCTTGGACAACCAAGGCCATCGTTATGGTGTTGCTCGCCGGTTTCATCACGGGCGTTGTGTACATCGGTTACGCCATCAACAGACAGCTTACCGAAAGCCGAAACACGGCAAATTCGCAGGCTGATCTGATTCGGCGGCTCGAAGGAGAGCTTCAAAAGACCGGCGACAAGATCGGCGAGCTTAATAAATCAAACGAAGATCTGATAAAGACCGTCTCGCTCGCTCCGAACCTTCGTGTCGAATACGGCGGCGCCGTCGGCCTGATAGTCGGGGTTTATGACATTGTCGATAAAAGGACCGGCAAGGTGCTGCGTTATGCCGACCCGCAATCGCTGAAGCCGAATCCGTACGAGCCCCCTTCGGAAGATCCCGGCCATCCGAGCTATCCGAACGCGATAGGCATTACCACCGAAGGCAGTGGCTCGCCTATCGAGTACGACTTTATCGGGACAGGTTTTCACGTCGGCGGCGGTTATATCGTTACGAATCGCCATGTCGTTCAGCCGTGGGAAGAGGACGATCAGGTCAAACAAATTATGGCGGTCGGCAACGGAAAGCCGCGCGTCAAGAAACTCGTACTTTACTTCCCCAGATACGCTCAGCCGTTCCCGTTGAAGGTTCGTCAGCTCGGCAGCCGCGAAGATCTTGCTATCGCATCCATCGACCCGGCGATCCTGCCGTCCGACCTGCCGATCATTCCGCTCGATCCCGATTCGACCTCAGCGGCTATCGGTAAAACTGTGGTAACGATGGGTTATCCGAGCGGCCCTGATCGGCTGCTTGCGATGATCGACGACGACCAGGCAAAGTCGATCAATCAGCGGTTCGGCAACTCACGCGTCGCTCTGATCGATTTTCTCGCGCAGTCGCAGAAGATCGTGCCGCTCACCACACAAGGCCTCATCACCGATCTTGATGCAAATCGTATCGTCCATGACGCGAAGACTGCTGAGGGAGGCTCCGGAGCACCGCTTTTCGGACAGGCCGGTAAAGTTATCGGCGTAAATTTTGGCGTATTTACCGAGAATACTGCCGCCAACATGGCGGTGCCTGTAAAATTTGCGGTCGATCTGCTGCGTAAAGCCGGCTGGCAGCCGCCTGAGGAATCCAACAAAGAAAGTGAACCGGTAACCACGCCGCCGGAGACTGCCGCTCATTGA
- a CDS encoding 1-acyl-sn-glycerol-3-phosphate acyltransferase, whose protein sequence is MVKWTTSMTTGSIDKPTNTLSTATEVPLLPTREELAVLSSTERLGFRLAHRMNLGGWKRLMTFFQRHIGSLWIFLATYNLMNVFGLENVEHSDAKRPLLLVANHRSFFDMYTVSSVLFRRTRRPMLLYFPVRAKFFYSSLVGWFVNFVMGWFSMYPPFFREAGEASKREFDKYSLRRLVQLAEGGSGHVIGFHPEGKRNLEGGPYDLLPAQPGIGKVIFDARPQVIPVFIAGLGNDLPRQILGNWRGGGKVRIWFGERADLTEFYERGDRRRTHKEIGDHLMTLIAELGEKDRDWMMSESTHA, encoded by the coding sequence ATGGTAAAATGGACAACTTCGATGACGACCGGATCTATCGACAAACCGACTAACACGCTCTCGACTGCGACCGAAGTGCCGCTTCTGCCTACCCGCGAAGAGTTGGCGGTACTCTCGAGTACCGAAAGGCTCGGTTTTCGACTGGCTCATCGTATGAATCTCGGCGGTTGGAAGCGGCTAATGACCTTCTTTCAACGGCATATCGGAAGCCTTTGGATATTTCTGGCGACGTATAATTTGATGAACGTCTTCGGTCTCGAGAATGTCGAGCATTCTGATGCAAAGAGGCCGCTGCTGCTCGTAGCGAACCATCGTTCGTTCTTTGATATGTACACCGTCTCAAGCGTGCTGTTCAGGCGAACGCGGCGGCCTATGCTGCTTTATTTTCCGGTCAGGGCAAAGTTCTTTTACTCAAGCCTTGTAGGTTGGTTCGTAAACTTTGTTATGGGCTGGTTCTCGATGTATCCGCCGTTCTTTCGCGAAGCCGGCGAGGCGTCGAAGCGGGAGTTCGATAAATATTCACTTCGGCGTCTCGTACAGCTCGCTGAGGGCGGGAGCGGCCATGTCATTGGTTTTCATCCCGAGGGCAAACGGAACCTTGAAGGCGGTCCTTATGACCTTTTGCCGGCACAGCCCGGGATCGGGAAGGTCATTTTTGATGCACGCCCGCAGGTGATACCTGTGTTCATCGCCGGTCTCGGCAACGACCTTCCGAGGCAAATACTCGGCAACTGGCGCGGAGGCGGGAAGGTTCGGATATGGTTCGGCGAGAGAGCAGATCTTACAGAGTTCTATGAACGCGGCGACCGCCGGCGAACACACAAGGAGATCGGCGACCATCTGATGACGCTTATTGCAGAATTAGGCGAAAAAGATCGTGATTGGATGATGTCGGAAAGCACGCACGCCTGA